In Streptomyces nodosus, one DNA window encodes the following:
- a CDS encoding ArsR/SmtB family transcription factor, whose translation MGLWYVNADTLAGSRFVLSPLAEVFASLTLLHSATASHPGERAWLDAHLPDYRRRLAADPVTALLVRSGLGPEWIADFFTPTPRDGETFEEGAARVRATPPQDARVHLTRSLRGPLPALLDRDDLAERAADLLTQVWTHTVRPYWDRRRRVLEADVAARTARVGHGGWASALDTLRPGRTRWLGGNRLQVNLHENPPREISGAELVFVPVTPGTGWVSWEDPDRYALVYPCTGVLAQGPRTAVPASLGALLGTARAGVLVLLDSPLSTSQLVAVTGQGLGSVGRHLRVLLDARLVERRRVGRSVLYSRTAAGEVLVTAQRD comes from the coding sequence ATGGGGCTGTGGTACGTCAATGCCGACACCCTGGCCGGGAGCCGGTTCGTGCTGTCGCCGCTCGCCGAGGTGTTCGCCAGTCTGACGCTGCTGCACTCGGCCACCGCCTCCCACCCGGGGGAACGGGCCTGGCTGGACGCCCATCTGCCGGACTACCGCCGGCGGCTGGCCGCCGATCCAGTCACCGCGCTGCTGGTCCGCAGCGGGCTGGGCCCGGAGTGGATCGCGGACTTCTTCACGCCCACCCCGAGGGACGGGGAGACCTTCGAGGAGGGCGCCGCCCGAGTCCGCGCCACCCCGCCCCAGGACGCCCGTGTCCATCTCACCCGCTCCCTGCGCGGCCCGCTGCCCGCCCTGCTGGACCGTGACGACCTGGCCGAACGCGCCGCTGACCTGCTGACCCAGGTGTGGACGCACACGGTACGGCCGTACTGGGACCGGCGGCGGCGCGTCCTGGAGGCGGATGTGGCCGCCCGGACCGCGCGGGTCGGCCACGGCGGCTGGGCGTCCGCGCTGGACACCCTGCGGCCGGGCCGCACCCGCTGGCTGGGCGGGAACCGGCTCCAGGTCAATCTCCACGAGAACCCGCCGCGTGAGATCTCCGGCGCCGAGCTGGTCTTCGTCCCCGTCACCCCGGGGACCGGCTGGGTGTCCTGGGAGGATCCCGACCGGTACGCGCTGGTCTACCCGTGCACGGGCGTCCTCGCCCAGGGCCCGCGTACGGCGGTCCCGGCGAGCCTCGGCGCGCTGCTCGGGACGGCCCGGGCCGGGGTCCTGGTGCTCCTCGACTCGCCCCTGAGCACCAGCCAGTTGGTGGCGGTGACCGGGCAGGGGCTCGGCTCGGTCGGACGCCATCTCAGGGTGCTCCTCGACGCACGGCTGGTGGAGCGGCGGCGGGTGGGGCGGTCGGTGCTGTACTCCCGTACGGCCGCCGGTGAGGTGCTGGTCACTGCGCAGCGGGACTGA
- a CDS encoding glutathione peroxidase → MTTTENTGGSALDVEIDALGGGSARLSQYAGRAVLVVNVASKCGLTPQYAGLERLQERFAPEGFTVLGVPCNQFLGQEPGSAEEIAEFCSATYGVTFPMTEKIEVNGAGRHPLYDRLVGFADAEGHSGDIRWNFEKFLIGKDGQVVARFSPQTEPESAEVLEAVEKALA, encoded by the coding sequence ATGACGACTACAGAGAACACCGGCGGTTCCGCGCTCGATGTCGAGATCGACGCCCTGGGCGGCGGTTCCGCGCGGCTGTCCCAGTACGCGGGCCGCGCCGTGCTGGTGGTGAACGTGGCCTCCAAGTGCGGGCTGACCCCGCAGTACGCGGGTCTGGAGCGGCTTCAGGAGCGGTTCGCTCCGGAGGGCTTCACCGTGCTCGGGGTGCCCTGCAACCAGTTCCTGGGCCAGGAGCCCGGAAGCGCCGAGGAGATCGCGGAGTTCTGCTCGGCGACCTATGGCGTGACCTTCCCGATGACCGAGAAGATCGAGGTGAACGGGGCGGGGCGGCACCCGCTGTACGACCGGCTGGTCGGCTTCGCGGACGCGGAGGGGCACAGCGGGGACATCCGCTGGAACTTCGAGAAGTTCCTGATCGGGAAGGACGGCCAGGTCGTCGCCCGCTTCTCGCCGCAGACGGAACCGGAGTCGGCGGAGGTACTGGAGGCGGTGGAGAAGGCGCTCGCCTGA
- a CDS encoding MFS transporter, whose translation MATADPTSADDADPGPGSGPRIDASTPDTDSGHGRPGDPPDGRDGGRSRLRSPRATARMWIRRYPVLSVTVLAGLVHLVWFFTFANSGGDLAAQDAWAEFVGRHPDSAYNLAWYGGMHPVSYSVVSPYLMSLLGVRTTMMIAGTLSAGLLTLVLIRSRAVREPWWPALAGVFGLLCNAVSGRVTFGLGTLFALGATACVFCWPYRWRHKRWAKALCAAPLAALATMSSPVAGLFVGLIAVALFLQRRRPGAWALGLAPAVVVALSAWLFPFSGTQPMGWGSALMPFVYAVLAFLLVPRDWKTVRITSAVYGLSVLLVWLISSQIGSNITRLPMLFAGVALVAALPFTVPHSRKWYALVTAIVGFVTWIGFKTVDDVIHTTPAASWARELAPLVNQLQVVGAEKGRVEVVPARSHREASALAPYVNLARGWNRQADMERNPLFYDDTLNSANYHAWLRRWAVHYVVLPKEEPDGNGGERERRLVQRGMPYLKQIWGDANWQLFAVTDPTPLADPPAVVDRAEQGEMTIEVKTAGRVLIRVPYSPWLGLVDAEGKSVKPPQETQESKHREPGTPKTYDNVNGCLMETPEDASGDKWTELVAPRPGTYRLAAPYQLPRGTPCPEELR comes from the coding sequence GTGGCCACAGCGGATCCGACCAGCGCCGACGACGCCGATCCGGGCCCGGGGAGCGGTCCGCGAATAGACGCGTCCACGCCTGACACGGACAGCGGCCACGGGCGGCCGGGCGACCCGCCGGACGGCCGGGACGGCGGACGGTCCCGCCTCCGGTCGCCTCGCGCCACGGCCCGGATGTGGATCCGCCGCTACCCCGTCCTGTCCGTCACCGTGCTGGCCGGCCTGGTGCACCTGGTCTGGTTCTTCACCTTTGCGAACAGTGGCGGCGATCTCGCCGCCCAGGACGCCTGGGCGGAGTTCGTGGGCCGGCACCCCGACTCGGCGTACAACCTCGCCTGGTACGGGGGCATGCACCCGGTGTCGTACAGCGTGGTGTCGCCGTATCTGATGTCGCTGCTCGGCGTCCGTACCACGATGATGATCGCGGGGACCCTCTCGGCCGGGCTGCTGACGCTCGTCCTCATCCGCAGCCGTGCCGTCCGCGAACCGTGGTGGCCGGCCCTCGCCGGGGTGTTCGGGCTGCTGTGCAACGCCGTCTCGGGCCGGGTGACCTTCGGCCTGGGCACGCTGTTCGCGCTGGGCGCGACGGCCTGTGTCTTCTGCTGGCCGTACCGCTGGCGCCACAAACGCTGGGCCAAGGCCCTGTGCGCCGCGCCGCTGGCCGCCCTGGCCACGATGTCGTCCCCGGTGGCGGGACTGTTCGTCGGACTGATCGCGGTGGCGCTGTTCCTGCAGAGGCGCCGCCCGGGCGCATGGGCGCTGGGCCTGGCCCCGGCCGTGGTGGTCGCCCTGTCCGCCTGGCTGTTCCCCTTCAGCGGCACCCAGCCCATGGGGTGGGGGTCGGCGCTCATGCCCTTCGTCTACGCGGTGCTGGCCTTTCTGCTGGTCCCGCGGGACTGGAAGACGGTACGGATCACCTCGGCGGTGTACGGGCTCTCCGTGCTCCTGGTCTGGCTGATCAGCTCCCAGATCGGCTCGAACATCACACGGCTGCCGATGCTGTTCGCGGGGGTCGCCCTGGTCGCGGCACTGCCGTTCACCGTGCCCCACAGCCGTAAGTGGTACGCCCTCGTCACGGCGATCGTCGGCTTCGTCACCTGGATAGGGTTCAAGACCGTCGACGACGTCATCCATACGACCCCGGCGGCGTCCTGGGCCCGGGAACTGGCGCCGCTGGTGAACCAGCTCCAGGTGGTGGGCGCGGAGAAGGGCCGGGTGGAGGTGGTCCCGGCGCGCTCGCACCGTGAGGCCTCCGCGCTCGCCCCCTATGTGAACCTGGCGCGCGGCTGGAACCGGCAGGCCGACATGGAGCGCAACCCGCTCTTCTACGACGACACCCTCAACTCCGCGAACTACCACGCATGGCTGCGCCGCTGGGCGGTGCACTATGTGGTGCTGCCGAAGGAGGAGCCGGACGGGAACGGCGGCGAACGCGAGCGTCGACTCGTCCAGCGGGGCATGCCCTATCTGAAGCAGATCTGGGGCGACGCCAACTGGCAGCTGTTCGCGGTGACCGACCCCACCCCGCTGGCGGACCCGCCGGCCGTGGTGGACCGGGCGGAGCAGGGCGAGATGACCATCGAGGTGAAGACGGCGGGCCGGGTGCTCATCCGGGTCCCGTACTCGCCGTGGCTGGGACTGGTCGACGCCGAGGGCAAGAGCGTCAAACCGCCCCAGGAGACGCAGGAGTCCAAGCACCGCGAGCCCGGCACACCGAAGACGTACGACAACGTCAACGGCTGTCTGATGGAGACTCCCGAGGACGCCTCGGGAGACAAGTGGACGGAACTGGTGGCCCCCCGCCCGGGCACCTACCGCCTGGCGGCGCCCTACCAGCTGCCGCGCGGCACCCCCTGCCCCGAGGAACTGCGGTAG